Below is a window of Kiritimatiellia bacterium DNA.
CGCGGTTTCATCCGTCTGGCCTTTCACGGCGGCCGGGGATTTTTCGGCGCCGGACTTAGGAGCGGCGCCGGTCATGGTTGTTTCCCGGCGCGGATTGTTTATTTCAACGCGGGTTATCACGGTGAACATGGGCAAACGCGCCAGACGGTTGATAAAATCAAAGGCCGATCCCTCGCGCGCGCGGAATTCTATTTTGAAATGCTGGCTGGAAATAAAATCATCCTCCGCGGACGTTTCCGGCGGCGGAGCGCCGGGCGGCGCGGCCCCTTCCGCGACGGATTCAAACTCGTCGCGCGCGAAAGAAATCAATTCGCTCACGGCGGAATCGGGCAAAAGCCGGCAAATTTCCTCCGTCATTTTCAACTGCTGAACCAGACGCGGGATATTTTTCGGCAGGGGCAATTGTCCGCCCGCGTATTTTTCAAAACCGAAGGTGTATTTTTCGGGGAACACGACGC
It encodes the following:
- a CDS encoding Amuc_1100 family pilus-like protein, encoding MNLLKKYIWLAAGLGTALILLAASGARLFFVLKSYQKEKRELNDDKVRIEQLYQRRIFPSEANIAREKEKQADLVDAYNELNDWLSAGQVRPAEMEAAEFMPFLENTLRRIRDQLQSGRVVFPEKYTFGFEKYAGGQLPLPKNIPRLVQQLKMTEEICRLLPDSAVSELISFARDEFESVAEGAAPPGAPPPETSAEDDFISSQHFKIEFRAREGSAFDFINRLARLPMFTVITRVEINNPRRETTMTGAAPKSGAEKSPAAVKGQTDETARDKRIVLGREDVEIKLDFEVYNFGPPIDFREGRN